From Nitrospiria bacterium, one genomic window encodes:
- a CDS encoding GIY-YIG nuclease family protein: MSAQNHLVKLAWGRERPWVLYILKCSDGSLYAGITNDLKRRLMQHGAGRASRYTRGRRPVRIVYRESCESRSHALKREWAVKALSRKEKEELIA, translated from the coding sequence ATGTCGGCGCAGAATCACCTTGTTAAATTGGCATGGGGCCGAGAGCGGCCCTGGGTCCTGTACATTTTAAAATGCAGCGACGGATCGCTCTATGCCGGCATCACGAACGATCTGAAGCGGCGTCTGATGCAGCACGGGGCCGGCCGGGCCTCTCGTTATACCCGAGGCCGGAGGCCGGTGCGGATCGTGTATCGCGAATCATGTGAAAGCCGTTCCCACGCGCTGAAGAGGGAATGGGCCGTAAAGGCCCTGTCGCGCAAAGAAAAGGAAGAGTTGATCGCGTGA
- a CDS encoding YajD family HNH nuclease, which produces MVRELKRIARPGGDYRKRSLEIHGLICAKCAREFDETNTHLLTVHHKDGNHQNNPPDGSNWENLCAYCHEDEHSRGRLGDYLSDPD; this is translated from the coding sequence ATGGTGCGGGAATTGAAAAGGATCGCTCGCCCCGGCGGCGATTACCGGAAACGCTCGCTTGAAATCCACGGGCTGATCTGCGCGAAATGCGCGCGGGAATTCGACGAGACGAACACGCATCTCCTGACCGTTCATCACAAGGACGGAAATCATCAGAACAACCCTCCCGACGGCTCGAACTGGGAAAACCTCTGCGCTTACTGCCACGAGGACGAACACAGCCGCGGGAGATTGGGGGATTATTTAAGTGATCCCGATTAG